From the genome of Roseofilum capinflatum BLCC-M114, one region includes:
- a CDS encoding helix-turn-helix domain-containing protein — MTQFDEKFPLNSVFQPLMEKVGFNSWTALSQASGVSMKQLRRIRQGKIEDLKISTLLQLATALQISAPELLSAVAKLPDPVTELRQEYDRLQRQLEQQPQELKEGFERESLDQLESWLRYWPIAVAKVEQDANIKPVNLVKLVTPVERLVQSWGLEAIAAVGDRLPYDPQWHQLTQGTADPGTLVTVVAPGYRYQHKLLFRAEVSIH; from the coding sequence ATGACTCAATTCGACGAAAAGTTTCCCTTAAACTCAGTTTTCCAACCCTTGATGGAAAAGGTGGGGTTTAACTCTTGGACAGCCTTAAGTCAGGCTTCAGGAGTCTCCATGAAACAATTACGGCGTATCCGTCAAGGTAAGATAGAAGATCTGAAAATAAGTACACTGTTGCAGTTAGCAACTGCCTTACAAATTTCTGCCCCAGAATTGTTGTCTGCTGTGGCGAAACTTCCCGATCCGGTCACTGAGCTAAGGCAAGAATACGATCGCCTGCAACGGCAACTCGAACAACAACCTCAAGAGTTAAAAGAGGGCTTTGAGCGAGAGAGCTTAGACCAGTTAGAGTCTTGGTTACGCTATTGGCCGATCGCCGTGGCTAAGGTGGAACAGGATGCCAATATCAAGCCCGTAAATTTGGTAAAATTAGTCACGCCGGTTGAGCGGTTGGTGCAAAGTTGGGGACTAGAAGCCATAGCAGCAGTGGGCGATCGCCTTCCCTACGATCCCCAATGGCATCAACTCACCCAAGGAACAGCCGATCCAGGCACGTTGGTAACAGTGGTTGCCCCCGGATACCGCTATCAGCACAAGTTGCTATTTCGGGCAGAAGTTTCGATTCATTAA